From Diospyros lotus cultivar Yz01 chromosome 4, ASM1463336v1, whole genome shotgun sequence, a single genomic window includes:
- the LOC127798741 gene encoding F-box protein At4g35930, protein MGKVSPKDRESKTPKQKRRLRNSSNKYLRPGALAQIRYNKASATKSCTDLGKRRVAVLDAPKTGSDVVLQDTGIPGSALMASPVRFGFTPAVGPADFLNKNNLLRTPKTPCAEDSEYESRLESLPMDLLVKILCHLHHDQLRAVFHVSWRIRKAVLIARQFHFNYTTPDRSRQEMLRTMTPLPTEHWPFVSKGDGKCVGIPSPHTPKAPRHGPRPPPRFKCTEMRQIAAVLFQESFPPRCVMPSGLPKPLCKSLASNRVLFYEDELCQAVAQNKLR, encoded by the exons ATGGGAAAAGTTTCTCCAAAAGACAGGGAATCGAAGACTCCAAAACAGAAAAGGCGGCTGAGAAACTCGAGCAACAAGTATCTGAGGCCAGGTGCTCTCGCTCAGATTCGGTATAATAAGGCGTCAGCCACCAAATCTTGTACAGATCTCGGCAAGAGAAGGGTGGCTGTGTTGGATGCTCCAAAGACGGGCAGTGATGTTGTGCTTCAAGATACAGGTATTCCTGGGAGCGCATTGATGGCATCGCCAGTGAGGTTTGGATTTACTCCGGCTGTTGGGCCTGCTGATTTTCTTAACAAGAATAATTTGTTGAGAACACCAAAAACGCCTTGTGCTGAAGACTCTGAATATGAGTCCAGGCTTGAGTCTCTGCCAATGGATTTACTG gTCAAAATACTCTGTCACCTCCACCATGACCAACTCAGAGCAGTTTTTCATGTTTCTTGGAGAATTAGAAAGGCT GTTTTGATTGCTAGGCAGTTCCACTTCAATTACACCACTCCGGATCGCTCTCGGCAAGAGATGTTAAGGACAATGACCCCCCTTCCCACGGAACACTGGCCATTTGTAAG CAAGGGAGATGGAAAGTGCGTTGGTATCCCCAGCCCACATACCCCTAAAGCACCCAGGCATGGTCCCCGACCACCTCCTCGTTTCAAGTGCACAGAGATGCGCCAAATTGCTGCCGTTCTATTCCAAGAGTCATTTCCACCTAGGTGCGTCATGCCTTCTGGGTTACCAAAGCCCCTATGCAAATCATTGGCTTCCAATCGAGTTCTGTTTTATGAAGATGAGTTATGCCAGGCTGTTGCTCAGAATAAACTTCGTTAA